A DNA window from Maribellus comscasis contains the following coding sequences:
- a CDS encoding NAD(P)/FAD-dependent oxidoreductase: MQHHSEFTLNIPESDKPRLIIVGGGFGGAHLLRSISKKDFQVVLLDRYNYHTFQPLLYQVATAGLEPDSVAGPLRKIMDPENDVYFRMVTVERVIPSKNEVETNAGSLKYDYLVIATGAKMNFFGNKSIAENSFPLKQVTHALDLRSHIFQQFERLEVSRRGLKNSAPINFVVVGAGPTGVEVCGALAELKYHALRKDYPELDIRKVKIYLVEGMDCVLPAMSEKAGEKAHMYLKKMGVQVVLNTMIEEYDGQTATLNNGNKILTKTLIWAAGVKGNVPEGFENGSIKKGKLVVNEFHQVQKGKSTDDVFKRIFAIGDVSFMTTDIYEVGLPGLAQVAIQQGKHMARNLKRMAKNHSPKKFRYKNKGVMATVGKNKAIADLPGNIKVFGFAGWLLWMVVHLLFLVGFRNKAVVFANWIWNYFTYDRGIRLILRPSPKEKDQISEKMELEMNEAKG; the protein is encoded by the coding sequence AAATATCCCCGAGTCGGATAAACCACGCTTGATAATTGTTGGAGGAGGTTTTGGCGGGGCTCATTTATTGCGGAGTATCTCAAAAAAAGATTTCCAGGTGGTTTTACTTGACAGGTACAACTACCACACCTTTCAACCGCTTTTATATCAGGTAGCTACTGCTGGGTTGGAACCCGATTCGGTAGCTGGGCCTTTGAGAAAAATCATGGATCCGGAAAATGATGTTTATTTTCGGATGGTGACGGTTGAACGGGTAATTCCTTCAAAAAATGAAGTTGAAACCAACGCCGGGAGTTTGAAATATGATTACCTGGTGATTGCAACCGGTGCTAAAATGAACTTTTTTGGGAATAAAAGTATTGCAGAAAATTCATTCCCCTTAAAACAGGTGACCCATGCACTTGATTTGCGAAGCCATATTTTTCAGCAGTTTGAACGATTGGAAGTTTCAAGACGAGGACTAAAGAACAGTGCGCCCATCAATTTTGTAGTGGTTGGCGCCGGACCTACAGGCGTTGAAGTTTGTGGTGCTCTGGCCGAATTAAAATATCATGCATTGCGCAAAGACTATCCGGAATTGGACATTCGGAAAGTTAAAATTTATTTGGTTGAAGGCATGGATTGCGTGCTTCCAGCCATGTCGGAGAAAGCCGGAGAAAAAGCTCACATGTATTTGAAGAAGATGGGAGTTCAGGTCGTTTTGAACACTATGATTGAAGAATACGACGGACAAACAGCAACATTAAATAACGGAAATAAAATTCTGACAAAAACGCTTATTTGGGCCGCCGGAGTAAAAGGAAATGTACCGGAAGGTTTTGAAAACGGAAGTATCAAAAAAGGAAAACTTGTTGTAAATGAATTTCATCAGGTTCAGAAAGGAAAATCAACAGATGATGTTTTTAAACGGATTTTTGCCATTGGCGATGTTTCTTTTATGACGACAGACATCTACGAAGTGGGTCTTCCCGGACTTGCACAGGTTGCTATTCAACAGGGAAAACATATGGCAAGAAACCTGAAACGGATGGCGAAAAATCATTCTCCCAAAAAATTTAGATACAAGAATAAAGGAGTGATGGCTACGGTTGGAAAAAATAAAGCCATTGCCGATTTGCCCGGAAATATCAAAGTCTTTGGTTTTGCCGGGTGGTTGCTGTGGATGGTTGTTCACCTTTTATTTTTGGTTGGTTTTAGAAATAAGGCAGTGGTTTTTGCCAACTGGATTTGGAATTATTTTACCTACGACCGCGGAATCCGTTTGATTTTAAGACCCTCTCCAAAGGAAAAGGATCAGATCAGCGAGAAAATGGAATTGGAAATGAACGAAGCAAAAGGATAA